One segment of Anatilimnocola aggregata DNA contains the following:
- a CDS encoding alkaline phosphatase family protein — protein sequence MGALLAWLSPDGQSVWLHRKPAFAGKVAAFSAWHFTPYIINCERCGFPVMGGWESLPEPEPNPKQQLLDELIADTTRPNSAEVIDSFLYQAAREHLLRHQPRVMFIGFLETDAWGHAGRYDSLLTSAHAVDQYIQRLWETMQSLEQYRGKTTFIISTDHGRGSGLIDWKNHGQKIEGAEDMWMAFLGPDTAALGERTNCERVTQSQIAATLAALLGENYQAAVPHAGAVLKQVLLPGR from the coding sequence ATGGGTGCATTATTAGCGTGGCTATCGCCTGATGGGCAGTCTGTTTGGCTTCATCGCAAGCCCGCCTTTGCTGGCAAGGTTGCCGCCTTTAGCGCTTGGCATTTCACTCCCTACATCATTAACTGCGAACGATGCGGCTTTCCGGTCATGGGAGGCTGGGAGTCCCTGCCAGAGCCAGAGCCGAACCCCAAGCAGCAACTGCTCGACGAATTGATCGCAGATACCACTCGACCCAATTCGGCGGAAGTCATCGATTCGTTTCTCTATCAGGCAGCGCGCGAGCATCTGTTGCGACATCAGCCACGCGTGATGTTCATTGGCTTTCTCGAAACGGATGCCTGGGGGCATGCCGGCCGCTACGACAGCTTATTAACGTCGGCCCATGCCGTCGATCAGTACATCCAGCGACTTTGGGAGACGATGCAGTCACTGGAACAGTATCGAGGCAAGACCACGTTCATCATCTCGACCGATCACGGTCGCGGCTCGGGACTAATCGATTGGAAAAATCATGGCCAAAAGATCGAAGGGGCCGAAGACATGTGGATGGCATTTCTGGGACCGGATACAGCTGCTCTGGGCGAACGAACAAACTGCGAACGCGTGACCCAGAGTCAAATCGCAGCCACCCTCGCCGCCCTCCTCGGCGAAAACTACCAGGCGGCCGTGCCGCATGCGGGAGCCGTTCTGAAACAAGTTTTGCTGCCTGGCCGTTAG
- a CDS encoding recombinase family protein yields the protein MNQSSYNPLRAYQIAIYARMSSAAQNERSPESQIIEIQERLRRASYPWVVVGTYIDRAISGRYDEKRPEYQRMLRDIRSRVITVDLVVVDTYDRFSRSRRGGEYRAKLERQGVLVVTANNNFADPTTVAGQVMTALDEARSREEGRVKGHQVRRGKADAIRQKQWAGGPVPLGMRLRPVMKNVAGVETVAHNVLEPDPRTQWVVEEMFRLADEHGFGATRVAVTLNADSRVTDLVGKLSGATVAEILKRRIYVGEFIWNKQTGDIVQDVRVLHDVPECDWLRVPEYCAAIVDKDRWERVNDLRKARNRRRVAAETSNSGIAGLCAPGIALRYPLSGLVLCAECGRAMTASSGIPYVDKNGNKRRYVYYGCAGYKQGKICVNDRFVPEQWLREEAYGIIRAGLGLADCSTDSPAVQELVQLTQAAFARQRADQPNRLPSLQAAQKAVEEQSQGWVMSLGNRDLSAAVRDMLGKQLNEAQTQLSRLTAEIDSLAASERIEAEVLNAEVIVDRLQHLAEAMLSANPSATSLVLAQHIEGIHCFRDGRCEIKLCKLGALAGDLDFIPLEWTESESQRTAADGSASFDPRRRTKRDARAVIHDDEVLDAANAFAVDPHRFAGLGQELFVSHVLTIPAPTSWARRNASAVAAHRQEHYASMAELATHFNVSIPTIRQALREAEKTEGGTLTGKLPARPNKRNWARLNAALVAEFMQLEGSTVKTAAAHFSKSEPTILKALRYANG from the coding sequence ATGAATCAGTCTTCTTATAACCCATTGAGGGCGTACCAGATTGCCATCTATGCCCGGATGTCATCGGCAGCTCAGAATGAACGTTCGCCGGAGTCGCAGATCATCGAAATCCAGGAAAGGCTGCGGCGCGCTAGCTACCCGTGGGTTGTCGTCGGCACGTATATCGACCGAGCAATCTCGGGCCGCTACGACGAAAAGCGCCCGGAATACCAACGGATGCTCCGCGATATTCGGTCGCGCGTGATTACGGTTGATCTCGTCGTGGTCGACACCTACGATCGCTTCTCGCGTTCGCGGCGTGGCGGCGAGTACCGGGCGAAGCTCGAGCGGCAGGGCGTGCTGGTCGTGACCGCCAACAATAACTTCGCCGACCCCACAACCGTCGCCGGTCAAGTCATGACGGCCTTAGACGAGGCTCGTTCGCGCGAAGAAGGCCGCGTGAAGGGGCATCAGGTGCGGCGCGGTAAAGCCGACGCCATTCGCCAGAAGCAGTGGGCCGGTGGTCCGGTCCCCCTGGGGATGCGGCTGCGGCCGGTCATGAAAAACGTCGCCGGGGTAGAAACCGTAGCGCACAACGTGCTCGAACCTGATCCGCGAACGCAGTGGGTCGTCGAGGAGATGTTTCGCCTTGCCGATGAACATGGCTTCGGTGCGACACGCGTGGCCGTCACGCTGAATGCCGACTCGCGCGTTACCGATCTGGTCGGCAAACTGTCGGGGGCGACCGTTGCAGAGATCCTGAAGCGGCGGATTTATGTGGGCGAGTTCATCTGGAACAAGCAGACGGGCGACATCGTCCAGGATGTGCGGGTGCTGCACGACGTCCCCGAATGCGACTGGCTGCGTGTGCCCGAGTATTGTGCTGCCATCGTCGACAAAGATCGCTGGGAGCGGGTCAACGACCTGCGCAAGGCACGGAATCGTCGCAGGGTCGCTGCGGAGACCAGCAATTCTGGGATTGCGGGGCTGTGTGCTCCTGGCATTGCCCTCCGCTATCCGTTGTCAGGCTTGGTGCTCTGCGCCGAGTGTGGCCGCGCGATGACCGCTTCCTCCGGGATCCCCTACGTCGACAAGAACGGGAACAAACGGCGGTACGTCTATTACGGCTGCGCAGGGTACAAGCAGGGGAAAATCTGCGTGAATGATCGCTTCGTTCCGGAACAGTGGTTGCGCGAAGAAGCCTATGGCATCATTCGCGCGGGGTTGGGCTTGGCGGATTGCAGCACCGATTCTCCGGCGGTGCAGGAATTGGTGCAGCTCACCCAAGCGGCGTTCGCGCGGCAGCGGGCCGACCAGCCCAATCGGCTTCCGAGCCTCCAAGCAGCGCAGAAGGCTGTGGAGGAACAGTCGCAGGGTTGGGTGATGTCGCTCGGTAATCGCGATCTGTCGGCGGCCGTCCGCGACATGCTCGGAAAGCAGCTAAACGAAGCGCAAACGCAACTGAGTCGGTTGACCGCGGAAATCGATTCGCTGGCAGCCAGCGAGCGGATCGAAGCGGAGGTGTTGAATGCAGAAGTGATCGTGGATCGGCTGCAGCATCTCGCCGAGGCGATGCTGAGCGCGAATCCTTCGGCGACAAGTCTCGTGCTCGCGCAGCACATCGAGGGCATCCATTGCTTCCGGGATGGCCGGTGCGAAATCAAACTTTGCAAGCTCGGCGCCCTCGCGGGCGATCTGGACTTCATTCCATTGGAATGGACTGAGTCGGAATCGCAGAGAACGGCTGCCGATGGAAGTGCAAGCTTCGACCCTCGCCGCCGGACCAAGCGTGATGCTCGTGCGGTCATTCACGACGACGAGGTGCTCGATGCGGCCAACGCGTTCGCGGTGGACCCTCATCGGTTTGCCGGGTTGGGGCAGGAGTTGTTCGTGTCGCATGTGTTGACGATCCCCGCTCCCACGTCCTGGGCTCGGCGGAATGCGTCAGCGGTTGCCGCGCATCGGCAAGAGCATTACGCTTCAATGGCCGAGTTGGCCACCCACTTCAATGTGAGTATCCCCACAATTCGTCAAGCGCTGCGTGAAGCGGAGAAAACCGAGGGAGGCACTCTAACTGGCAAGCTGCCGGCAAGGCCCAATAAGCGCAACTGGGCTCGGCTTAACGCCGCACTGGTCGCTGAGTTCATGCAGTTGGAGGGCTCGACGGTCAAAACCGCGGCAGCGCACTTCAGCAAGTCCGAACCGACGATTCTGAAGGCCCTGCGGTACGCGAACGGCTAA
- a CDS encoding DUF1257 domain-containing protein, with protein MSHIVQIQTQVRDPVAIASACERLRLSPPIHRTVQLFSRQETGLAVELPGWRYPVVCQLASGEVRYDNYNGRWGAQAELDRLLQTYAIEKTKLEARRKGHRVTEQSLQDGSVKLVIHVGA; from the coding sequence ATGTCCCACATTGTGCAGATTCAGACTCAGGTGCGCGATCCAGTCGCGATCGCCAGTGCCTGCGAGCGGCTACGCTTGTCTCCACCGATCCACCGCACCGTGCAGCTCTTCAGCCGCCAGGAGACGGGCCTCGCCGTCGAACTCCCCGGATGGCGCTACCCGGTCGTCTGCCAACTCGCCTCAGGCGAAGTCCGGTACGACAACTACAACGGTCGCTGGGGCGCGCAAGCCGAACTCGACCGGCTGTTGCAAACTTACGCCATCGAAAAAACTAAACTCGAAGCGCGCCGCAAAGGACATCGCGTCACCGAGCAGTCGTTACAAGATGGTTCCGTCAAACTCGTTATTCATGTGGGAGCCTAA
- a CDS encoding tyrosine-type recombinase/integrase yields MSSKKLTTTHTTQSRRRAHGSAWHWQQTDAWYFTPPGTKRRVALLDSSGKRIKGKSNKQAAELALARLKSRADWKPSPEEPIAPKPVVLVATVCSDYVQHCETRVKGKHLGAEGGDHIRRTLNDLASYCGALPLEQLQKGHLEHWVETHPNWRSPVTKRNALTAVLAAFEFASESYGVVNPLRGFPKPPPRPRLQSLSPEDEQALYGAADKPFRDFLFAAIHTGLRPFCELAKLRVCDVELQSGGMLWRVYSTKTKKSRKIPVRSEVAKLLMRRVGTAAKDAPLFPNPQGRPWKKVTGKARFSKMRKDLGWDTDPIRKGYSCYTCRHTFAHRLLSGYWNNGAGCTIETLAELMGNTPQVAFAHYGREWGKHYQDPLWAAIGVS; encoded by the coding sequence ATGAGCTCGAAAAAGTTGACTACAACCCATACGACTCAATCTCGGCGTCGGGCGCATGGATCTGCCTGGCATTGGCAGCAGACCGACGCGTGGTACTTTACGCCTCCGGGCACGAAACGCCGTGTGGCGCTGCTCGACTCCTCCGGCAAACGAATCAAGGGCAAATCGAACAAGCAGGCCGCAGAATTGGCACTGGCTCGATTGAAATCGCGCGCGGATTGGAAACCATCACCCGAGGAACCGATCGCGCCGAAACCAGTCGTGCTCGTCGCCACGGTGTGTTCGGATTACGTCCAGCACTGCGAAACGAGAGTAAAGGGCAAGCATTTGGGAGCAGAAGGCGGCGACCACATTCGACGAACCCTGAACGATTTAGCGAGCTACTGCGGCGCTTTGCCGCTCGAGCAACTGCAAAAGGGGCATCTCGAACACTGGGTCGAAACTCATCCCAACTGGCGATCTCCAGTGACCAAGCGAAACGCACTTACGGCCGTATTGGCTGCGTTTGAATTCGCTAGCGAAAGTTATGGAGTGGTAAACCCGTTACGTGGGTTTCCGAAGCCGCCACCACGGCCGCGGCTCCAGTCCCTCAGTCCCGAAGATGAACAGGCCCTTTATGGTGCTGCTGACAAGCCATTTCGGGATTTTCTGTTCGCGGCGATTCACACTGGCCTCAGGCCCTTCTGTGAACTCGCGAAGCTTCGTGTATGCGACGTGGAGTTGCAATCAGGCGGGATGCTTTGGCGAGTTTATTCAACCAAGACAAAGAAGTCCCGCAAGATTCCAGTCCGATCAGAAGTGGCGAAGTTGTTGATGCGGCGAGTAGGTACCGCCGCAAAGGATGCTCCTTTGTTCCCCAATCCGCAGGGAAGGCCGTGGAAAAAGGTTACTGGCAAAGCGAGGTTTTCGAAGATGAGGAAGGACTTAGGCTGGGATACCGATCCAATTCGCAAAGGCTATTCTTGTTACACATGCCGCCATACGTTTGCCCATCGCTTGCTCTCCGGTTATTGGAACAACGGCGCGGGTTGCACGATCGAGACATTGGCCGAGCTGATGGGCAACACGCCTCAAGTGGCATTTGCTCACTATGGCCGAGAGTGGGGCAAGCACTATCAGGACCCGCTGTGGGCAGCCATTGGAGTTAGCTGA
- a CDS encoding helix-turn-helix domain-containing protein, producing MDDNFFKPAEAAHRLGISVATLYDWLGQSDYGLLEIRGQRVNINYLQGGAKGQGRIRIPAKEVDRLLELMRVTPKRVPQRQLPVPSHALPGITVPLGRPTNS from the coding sequence GTGGATGATAACTTCTTCAAACCAGCCGAAGCTGCCCACAGGCTGGGGATTTCCGTCGCGACGCTCTACGACTGGCTCGGACAGTCAGACTATGGGCTGCTGGAAATCCGCGGTCAGAGGGTCAACATCAACTACCTGCAAGGAGGGGCGAAAGGACAAGGGCGGATCAGAATCCCCGCGAAAGAGGTCGACCGTTTGTTGGAACTCATGCGAGTCACGCCCAAACGTGTGCCGCAGCGCCAACTGCCAGTGCCCTCCCACGCGCTGCCTGGAATTACGGTTCCGCTAGGAAGGCCGACCAACAGCTAA
- a CDS encoding AAA family ATPase: protein MSLTQRLEELVRACFTGIWIESHEHEEALLEIAQLCHAQSWRFAVWDIQQGLKLAGLEAAPLAADPLAAIQVAGTLPASDQPTIVVLVNFHRFLQGAETVQALAHQVVSGKQSRTSMVILAHQVALPPELEKQFVVVEHALPGRRQLAEIARGIATQEDELPPEMEFERVLDAALGLTRYEAEGAFSLSLIRHGRLSAEVLWEQKAQLLKKSGLLTLHRGGESFAQLGGLESLKAFCLRAMRRQGEANPLLRPRGVLLLSPPGCGKSQFAKALGRETGRPTLVLDLGAMLGSLVGESERNLRQALQVVDAMAPCVLFLDELEKGLAGVSGSGDSGVSARLFGQLLVWLNDHTSDVFFVGTCNDVSRLPPEFARAERFDGLVFIDLPNATQRQQIWELYLATFGLDPQQARPCDEQWTGAEVRACCRLAALLDVPLTVAAQNIAPIAVTAAESVERLRTWASGRCLAADQPGIYEHGASLTPARRKVSRAAQQN from the coding sequence ATGTCGCTTACCCAGCGATTGGAAGAACTCGTGCGCGCTTGCTTCACAGGAATCTGGATCGAGTCGCATGAACATGAAGAAGCCCTCCTGGAGATTGCCCAACTCTGCCACGCGCAGAGTTGGCGATTCGCTGTCTGGGATATCCAGCAAGGGTTGAAGCTCGCTGGCCTAGAGGCGGCACCGCTCGCCGCCGATCCCCTCGCGGCCATTCAAGTGGCCGGTACGCTGCCAGCATCCGACCAGCCCACGATTGTCGTGCTAGTCAACTTTCACCGGTTTCTCCAAGGAGCGGAGACGGTGCAAGCTTTGGCCCATCAGGTAGTGAGCGGTAAGCAGTCGCGCACTTCAATGGTCATCCTGGCGCATCAAGTAGCTCTGCCGCCCGAACTCGAAAAGCAGTTTGTCGTAGTGGAGCATGCCTTGCCGGGCCGTCGGCAACTGGCGGAGATCGCCCGCGGGATCGCCACGCAAGAGGATGAACTTCCACCCGAAATGGAATTCGAGCGGGTGCTCGACGCCGCGCTCGGTCTGACTCGTTACGAGGCCGAAGGTGCGTTTTCCCTGTCGCTCATTCGCCATGGTCGCTTGTCGGCCGAGGTGCTGTGGGAACAGAAAGCCCAGCTGCTCAAGAAGAGTGGTCTCCTCACCTTGCACCGGGGTGGGGAATCGTTCGCGCAGCTCGGCGGGCTGGAGTCCTTGAAAGCCTTTTGTCTGCGGGCCATGCGCCGGCAAGGGGAAGCTAATCCCCTGCTGCGGCCGCGGGGCGTGCTCTTGTTATCGCCACCTGGTTGCGGCAAAAGCCAGTTTGCCAAGGCCTTGGGCCGTGAGACAGGCCGGCCAACGCTGGTCCTGGACTTGGGAGCCATGCTCGGCAGTCTGGTTGGCGAGTCGGAGCGCAATCTGCGGCAAGCCTTGCAGGTGGTCGATGCCATGGCGCCCTGCGTCTTGTTTCTTGATGAATTAGAGAAAGGACTCGCGGGAGTCTCTGGCAGCGGCGACTCGGGAGTTTCGGCCAGGCTCTTTGGCCAGTTGTTGGTCTGGTTGAACGACCATACCAGCGACGTATTCTTCGTCGGGACCTGCAACGATGTCAGTCGGCTACCACCTGAGTTTGCGCGGGCCGAACGCTTTGATGGGCTGGTCTTCATCGACCTCCCCAATGCAACGCAGCGCCAGCAGATCTGGGAACTCTATCTGGCGACGTTCGGGCTCGATCCGCAGCAGGCTCGTCCCTGTGATGAGCAGTGGACGGGCGCAGAGGTCCGCGCTTGCTGCCGCTTGGCGGCCTTACTCGATGTTCCCCTGACTGTGGCTGCCCAGAACATTGCTCCGATCGCGGTCACCGCAGCGGAGTCGGTGGAACGGTTGCGGACGTGGGCCAGCGGCCGCTGCCTTGCCGCCGATCAACCAGGAATCTACGAGCACGGAGCCAGTCTTACTCCGGCGCGGCGTAAGGTCAGTCGGGCGGCCCAGCAGAACTAA
- a CDS encoding DUF2997 domain-containing protein has translation MPIIEVIVSPQGATQVTTRGFAGNSCQAASQSLEAALGLRQAEQLTPEFYQQQATNLAQSQGQR, from the coding sequence ATGCCGATCATTGAAGTCATCGTCTCTCCCCAGGGAGCCACGCAGGTCACCACCCGTGGTTTCGCGGGAAACAGCTGCCAGGCTGCCAGCCAGTCGCTCGAAGCGGCCCTCGGCCTCCGCCAAGCCGAACAGCTCACGCCGGAGTTTTATCAGCAGCAGGCTACCAACCTCGCGCAGTCTCAAGGGCAACGTTAG
- a CDS encoding PSD1 and planctomycete cytochrome C domain-containing protein, translating to MQSLRYGSVVAMILAIAAATWADEPRIKFNRDIRPILSDTCFTCHGPDSGKVEAGLRLDLFASATAKLDSGETAIVPGKPDASELIRRIVSTDADLHMPPAKSGKVLTPAQIATLKQWVAEGAKYEGHWAFIAPVRPEVPATAPTITNLIDKFIRARLATSGMHPAPQADKATLLRRATLDLTGLPPTIAEMDAFLADNSPQAYERVVDRLLMSPAYGERMALPWLDYARYADSNGFQSDGSRDIWGWRDWVINAFNRNQPFDQFTIEQLAGDMLPNATSEQIIATGFNRNHRLNGEGGRIVEEWFVETVIDRVETTGLTWLGLTVNCCRCHDHKYDPISQKEFFQLFAYFNSVDESGVLSPAGKNGENTPPLFTMKTPADDAKLAELAAITLEKEDSLAAAKKDLTSLQAAWETKLRESLTNAPLTWQVMAKVEVKSLAGGATFQQLDDSSWLPGGKNPANDVYEFKAAVAKGSTLSGILVETIPDASMPNQSLGRASNGNYVLTGVAAEIVPATGAAQSVEFARIAADYEQPNWPAAAILNNRDKSGKGDLTGWAVNGNDPDKRLTRKLLLVAKEPLKIAEDATLKIVFRHESMHAQHNIGRFRVSTSSAPTETLGLEGNAIPQGVHDALLVDTRKRTAAQKKLIEKYFLDNSSGGLKAAQDAVAKAKLAEKNYREDLPTTMVMKEIAPRQAFLLKRGEYDQPGEKVSRGLPAFLPPLPAGVANDRLGFAKWIVHDSNPLTARVWVNRQWEKFFGTGLVKTAENFGSQAEFPSHPDLLDWLACEFMQPTVSPAVNGVPAQRWDMKALQKLIVMSETYQQSSHVTAATIARDPDNRLLSHGPRFRLTGELIRDQALAVSGLLVDKIGGPSVRPYMPPNVWDETSKYGNLRGYKNDKGEGLYRRTMYTIWKRTAAPPTMLLFDAPNREICTIKRSKTNTPLQALSLLNEVTFVEAARKLGERMLKEGGASPEQRIEYGFRLAVGRRPTATELKVLADGLTEDLKRFTADEAAAKKLANVGEAKANAALPPAELAAYALTANVLLNLDEFVTKE from the coding sequence ATGCAATCTCTCCGTTACGGTTCTGTCGTTGCTATGATCCTCGCGATTGCTGCTGCGACTTGGGCCGACGAGCCTAGAATTAAATTCAACCGGGATATCCGGCCGATCCTGTCGGATACTTGTTTTACGTGCCATGGTCCCGACAGCGGCAAAGTCGAAGCGGGATTGAGGCTGGATTTATTCGCGTCAGCGACTGCGAAACTTGATTCGGGCGAGACCGCAATCGTTCCCGGCAAGCCGGACGCCAGCGAACTGATTCGGCGCATCGTTTCGACGGACGCCGATCTGCACATGCCGCCGGCGAAGTCCGGAAAAGTTCTCACGCCGGCCCAGATCGCAACGCTGAAGCAATGGGTCGCCGAAGGTGCCAAATACGAAGGGCACTGGGCGTTCATCGCACCCGTGCGCCCCGAAGTTCCCGCTACTGCACCAACAATCACCAATCTCATCGACAAGTTCATCCGCGCCCGCCTGGCAACTTCGGGAATGCATCCCGCGCCGCAGGCTGACAAGGCCACGCTCCTGCGCCGTGCAACACTCGATCTCACCGGCTTGCCGCCGACGATCGCGGAGATGGATGCGTTTCTCGCGGACAATTCGCCACAGGCTTATGAAAGAGTCGTCGACCGCCTGTTGATGTCACCCGCCTATGGCGAACGAATGGCCCTGCCCTGGCTCGACTACGCTCGCTATGCCGACAGCAACGGCTTTCAAAGCGACGGCAGCCGCGACATCTGGGGCTGGCGTGACTGGGTGATCAACGCCTTCAATCGCAATCAGCCCTTCGATCAATTCACGATCGAACAACTGGCTGGCGACATGTTGCCGAATGCGACCAGCGAACAAATCATCGCGACGGGTTTCAACCGCAACCACCGCTTGAATGGCGAAGGAGGCCGCATCGTCGAAGAGTGGTTTGTCGAAACCGTGATCGATCGTGTCGAGACGACTGGCCTCACCTGGCTCGGCCTCACCGTCAATTGCTGCCGCTGCCACGATCACAAGTACGATCCAATCTCGCAAAAGGAGTTTTTTCAGCTCTTCGCGTATTTCAATTCGGTGGACGAATCAGGCGTTCTCTCGCCGGCGGGAAAGAACGGAGAGAACACGCCGCCGCTGTTCACGATGAAAACGCCAGCCGACGATGCGAAGTTGGCAGAGTTAGCAGCCATCACGCTCGAGAAGGAAGACTCGCTCGCGGCTGCGAAAAAGGATCTCACCAGTTTGCAGGCAGCGTGGGAGACCAAGCTGCGTGAATCGCTCACCAATGCACCGCTGACCTGGCAAGTGATGGCGAAAGTCGAAGTAAAGTCGCTCGCCGGCGGAGCAACGTTCCAGCAACTCGACGACAGCAGTTGGCTGCCGGGCGGGAAGAATCCTGCGAATGACGTGTATGAGTTTAAGGCCGCCGTTGCCAAGGGCTCGACACTGAGTGGCATTCTGGTCGAAACGATCCCGGATGCTTCGATGCCCAATCAAAGCCTCGGGCGGGCCTCGAATGGCAACTACGTTTTAACAGGCGTCGCGGCGGAGATTGTGCCTGCAACCGGAGCCGCGCAATCTGTGGAATTCGCCCGCATTGCTGCGGATTACGAACAACCCAATTGGCCGGCGGCGGCGATCTTGAACAATCGCGACAAAAGCGGCAAAGGCGATCTGACCGGCTGGGCCGTCAACGGCAACGATCCCGACAAGCGACTCACGCGGAAGTTGCTCCTAGTAGCTAAGGAGCCGCTGAAGATCGCCGAAGACGCCACGCTGAAGATTGTCTTCCGCCATGAGTCGATGCATGCGCAACACAACATCGGCCGCTTCCGCGTGTCGACTTCGAGCGCGCCGACGGAAACACTCGGACTGGAAGGGAATGCGATTCCGCAGGGAGTGCATGATGCACTGCTCGTCGACACCCGCAAGCGAACCGCCGCTCAGAAGAAGCTGATCGAAAAATACTTCCTCGACAACTCTTCTGGCGGATTAAAGGCAGCGCAAGATGCCGTCGCCAAAGCGAAGCTTGCAGAAAAGAATTATCGTGAAGATCTGCCGACCACGATGGTGATGAAAGAAATCGCGCCGCGGCAAGCCTTCTTGTTGAAACGCGGCGAATACGACCAGCCCGGCGAAAAGGTTTCGCGCGGATTGCCTGCATTTCTGCCACCACTCCCCGCCGGCGTTGCGAACGATCGTCTGGGCTTTGCCAAGTGGATCGTGCACGACTCGAATCCACTCACTGCTCGCGTGTGGGTGAATCGCCAATGGGAAAAGTTCTTCGGCACCGGGCTCGTCAAAACCGCCGAGAATTTCGGTTCGCAAGCGGAGTTCCCCAGCCATCCCGATTTGCTCGACTGGCTCGCCTGCGAATTCATGCAACCGACAGTCAGCCCAGCCGTGAACGGCGTGCCTGCTCAGCGGTGGGATATGAAAGCGCTGCAGAAGCTGATCGTGATGAGTGAAACCTATCAGCAGTCGTCGCATGTCACCGCGGCCACGATCGCCCGTGACCCCGACAATCGCCTGTTGTCGCATGGCCCGCGCTTTCGCTTGACAGGCGAGTTGATCCGCGATCAGGCGCTGGCGGTGAGCGGCTTGCTGGTCGACAAGATTGGCGGCCCCAGTGTGCGGCCCTACATGCCGCCAAACGTGTGGGACGAAACCAGCAAGTACGGCAACCTCCGCGGTTACAAGAATGACAAAGGCGAAGGACTCTACCGTCGCACGATGTACACGATTTGGAAGCGAACGGCCGCCCCACCGACGATGCTCCTCTTCGACGCGCCCAATCGTGAGATTTGCACGATCAAGCGCTCGAAGACCAATACGCCGCTGCAGGCCTTGTCGCTCCTTAACGAAGTCACCTTCGTCGAAGCGGCTCGCAAACTGGGCGAGCGAATGCTGAAGGAAGGTGGCGCTTCGCCGGAACAGCGGATCGAGTATGGCTTTCGGCTGGCAGTAGGTCGCCGCCCCACTGCGACGGAGTTGAAAGTGCTGGCCGATGGCCTCACGGAAGATCTGAAGCGGTTTACTGCAGATGAAGCGGCCGCTAAGAAACTGGCCAACGTCGGCGAAGCGAAGGCCAATGCGGCGCTGCCGCCCGCGGAACTGGCCGCATATGCGCTGACGGCGAATGTCCTGCTGAATCTCGATGAGTTTGTGACGAAGGAATAG
- a CDS encoding tyrosine-type recombinase/integrase, producing MRRQQHGSVWHWKQTDAWYYTLPGTKKRMPLFDEQGERIKGLARRDEAERTFAKIKVTLADNGPGYTPEGEWIVARVCSDYLQYCERGVSKAATSAGHHRSAKMWLNDLCAYCGALPVSQLKKGHITTWIEAHSSWRSTETHRGVLSVVLAAFNRAEEMFGVANPLKGLKKPTPKPRLQSITPDDEQVIYDNLEPQFRNFLFAAVHTGLRPFCELAQLKAEHIEQTPRGMMWRVYSSKTKKTRKIPVRPEVAKLVTQLLKDAPPGSNLPLFRNTKGGQWKRMTGVVRFGNLRKKLKWDQDPVRSKYTCYTCRHTFVHRMLSGYWTSGVGCSIETVAELIGDTPKVAFDHYGREWGQHYQAPLWAAIGEQPKAQNIAQPKGTKADKKVRA from the coding sequence GTGCGACGGCAACAGCACGGCTCGGTTTGGCACTGGAAGCAGACCGACGCCTGGTACTACACGTTACCGGGCACGAAGAAGCGAATGCCCCTCTTCGACGAACAGGGTGAACGCATCAAGGGACTGGCAAGGCGAGACGAGGCCGAGCGCACCTTTGCCAAGATCAAGGTAACTCTGGCCGACAATGGCCCAGGCTACACCCCCGAGGGGGAGTGGATCGTGGCTCGCGTTTGCTCAGACTACCTTCAGTACTGCGAACGGGGCGTTTCGAAGGCGGCCACCAGTGCAGGGCATCACCGCAGCGCGAAGATGTGGCTTAATGACCTTTGTGCCTACTGTGGTGCCCTCCCTGTTTCGCAACTCAAGAAGGGGCACATCACGACCTGGATCGAAGCCCACTCGTCGTGGCGCAGCACCGAGACTCATCGCGGGGTTTTATCCGTCGTGCTGGCAGCCTTCAATCGAGCCGAAGAAATGTTCGGTGTGGCCAATCCGCTCAAAGGGCTTAAGAAGCCAACACCCAAGCCCCGCCTGCAGTCGATTACTCCGGACGATGAACAGGTGATTTACGACAACCTGGAACCGCAGTTCCGAAACTTTCTGTTTGCTGCTGTTCATACCGGACTGCGGCCCTTTTGTGAACTGGCGCAACTGAAGGCCGAACATATCGAACAGACGCCGCGCGGGATGATGTGGCGAGTCTATTCCAGCAAGACGAAGAAAACTCGCAAGATTCCCGTGCGTCCCGAAGTGGCCAAGCTTGTCACGCAACTTCTGAAGGACGCACCGCCCGGTTCTAACCTGCCGCTGTTCCGAAACACCAAGGGTGGGCAATGGAAGCGGATGACGGGCGTGGTGAGGTTTGGCAACCTGCGGAAGAAGTTGAAATGGGATCAGGACCCGGTTCGGAGCAAATACACCTGCTACACCTGCCGGCATACGTTTGTGCATCGGATGCTTTCGGGCTACTGGACGAGCGGCGTCGGCTGTTCGATCGAGACGGTTGCTGAACTGATTGGGGATACCCCGAAGGTTGCTTTCGACCACTACGGTCGCGAATGGGGGCAGCATTATCAGGCCCCACTTTGGGCCGCGATCGGCGAACAACCCAAGGCGCAGAACATCGCCCAGCCAAAGGGAACTAAGGCTGACAAGAAGGTGCGCGCATGA